A region from the Oncorhynchus tshawytscha isolate Ot180627B unplaced genomic scaffold, Otsh_v2.0 Un_contig_766_pilon_pilon, whole genome shotgun sequence genome encodes:
- the LOC112248898 gene encoding nucleus accumbens-associated protein 2: MSQLLHVEIPNFGSSVLESLNEQRLQGQYCDVAVMVNGQSFKAHRAVLAASSLYFRDLFSGSSQGMFELPSSVTPSCFQQILSFCYTGRLTMAASEQLVLMYTAGYLQIQNIVERRMNLMLKANSPHCDSQTATTEDLGFEQSSPNYSHPALLPGDTLMATCRIKQERCESPMSEEHTAKGLKGYATRSSAQCYMRAGGSGIVPGVQSYPMASGERSSPGASSLPATDSPTSHPNEEEFEEEFYGSSNTNGVYGQNYGHPTNSYSMQDKLDVLSLPLATERRCVLIGRDTMALPPSLISQIGYRCHPTLYTEGDPGEKVELVGGSGVYMTRGQLMNCHLCAGIKHKVLLRRLLATFFDRNTLANSCGTGIRSSTNDPSRKPLDNRVLNTVKLYCQNFAPNFKESEMNVIAADMCTNARRVRKRWLPKIQSMLPETKESSRSSCKGQSRACASSQTSVLSSALPFEMDFRHLTSSYLTLEQQLYAESRKETLLPHLQFVGTTRSEEGAAAAELAESETEHGPERGGRGAQAGQGTERLSECLERAAEVPSLSTQGKAGAGGSPSSKHTGQQEDKLLEDDQ, encoded by the exons ATGTCCCAGCTCCTGCATGTGGAGATCCCCAACTTTGGCAGCTCTGTGCTGGAGAGTCTGAACGAGCAGCGCCTGCAGGGCCAGTACTGTGATGTGGCCGTCATGGTCAACGGCCAGTCCTTTAAGGCCCACCGTGCCGTGCTGGCCGCCAGCAGCCTCTACTTCAGAGACCTGTTCAGCGGCAGCTCTCAGGGCATGTTTGAACTACCCTCCTCGGTCACCCCGTCCTGCTTCCAGCAGATCCTCTCCTTCTGCTACACGGGCAGGCTGACCATGGCTGCCAGCGAACAGCTCGTGCTCATGTACACGGCCGGCTACCTCCAGATCCAGAACATTGTGGAGCGCAGGATGAATCTCATGCTAAAGGCCAACTCTCCACACTGCGATTCCCAGACGGCCACCACCGAGGATCTGGGCTTCGAACAGTCAAGCCCCAACTACAGCCATCCGGCCCTGTTGCCAGGCGACACACTAATGGCCACTTGTAGGATTAAGCAGGAAAGATGTGAGTCCCCAATGAGTGAGGAGCACACAGCTAAGGGCCTCAAGGGCTACGCCACGAGGAGCAGTGCGCAATGTTACATGAGGGCAGGAGGGAGTGGTATTGTACCCGGAGTACAGTCGTACCCTATGGCCTCTGGGGAGCGCTCTAGCCCAGGGGCCTCCAGCCTCCCAGCCACTGACAGCCCCACTTCCCACCCCAACGAGGAGGAGTTTGAAGAGGAGTTCTACGGCAGCAGCAATACAAACGGGGTTTATGGGCAGAATTATGGGCACCCAACCAACTCCTACAGCA TGCAGGATAAGTTGGACGTGTTGTCCCTACCTCTGGCCACTGAGAGGCGCTGTGTGCTGATCGGCAGGGACACGATGGCGCTGCCACCCAGTCTCATCAGCCAGATTGGCTACCGCTGCCACCCCACCCTGTACACAGAAGGGGATCCCGGGGAGAAGGTGGAGCTGGTGGGAG GTTCTGGTGTATATATGACTCGTGGCCAATTGATGAACTGTCATTTGTGTGCCGGCATTAAGCACAAAGTGCTGCTGCGTCGGCTGCTCGCCACCTTCTTTGACAG AAACACACTGGCCAATAGCTGTGGAACTGGAATTCGCTCCTCCACCAATGATCCCAGCCGAAAACCGTTGGACAACCGAGTCCTAAACACTGTCAAAC TCTACTGCCAGAACTTTGCACCTAATTTCAAAGAGAGTGAGATGAACGTGATTGCAGCCGACATGTGCACAAACGCCCGGCGTGTGCGAAAGCGCTGGCTGCCCAAGATCCAGTCCATGCTCCCGGAGACCAAGGAGAGCAGCAGAAGCTCCTGCAAGGGGCAGTCCAGGGCCTGTGCGTCATCCCAGACAAGTGTGCTGTCGTCGGCCTTGCCCTTTGAAATGGACTTCAGACACCTGACATCGTCCTACCTGACCCTAGAACAGCAGCTCTACGCCGAGAGCCGCAAAGAGACTCTCCTACCTCACCTGCAGTTTGTGGGAACCACCAGGTCAGAGGAGGGGGCTGCAGCAGCAGAGCTGGCTGAGTCCGAGACAGAGCATGGGCCTGAGCGAGGAGGACGAGGAGCCCAGGCGGGCCAAGGAACTGAACGCCTCTCTGAGTGCTTGGAGAGAGCAGCTGAGGTCCCCTCCCTCAGCACACAGGGTAAGGCTGGGGCCGGGGGCTCCCCCTCTTCCAAACACACAGGACAGCAGGAGGACAAGTTGCTAGAAGATGACCAGTGA